The sequence AGTTGTTTATGTCCAAATTaatttcgtttagtttttctattataaatgaCGTTACTCCAGCGCCAGTTGTATCTATGATTGGGCAGAAAGCTAGGAAATGCTCTCTTATTCTTAACTTTCTAGTTTCCATGTTAAAGTTTACAAATCTTATTATCATACTACTTAATTTGCTCTTGGTGTGAAATATCAGGAGTACAATCCAGTATTattgacaaatatttattaattcgacataaatttaaaataaaatgttgaatttGGTTACCGAGTATACAAAATAGTTCATTTTGGATTTTATCAAGATATGTCGGcatattattgaaatcatAAGACATAAACACACTCAAAAAACTCACGGCGCAGCGGCCTTTCTTTTGATTCGCTAAGCTCTgagtaattaatgtaaactaaaACCCAAAGCGTAAAATGAAACTTCAAACGTACGTACGtatattcttaatattgtaaggtagtataaataatttcggTGGCGGCGCCCTTATTGTATTAGCGCCTGTGTGCACCGCACACTTCGCACACATGCCCTGTTGGTGATCTGTCGCAACATACAATGAAATATCATTTAGGCCGCTAGctgtggcgtaactataccatctggtgCCCGTGGCAAATTTTTTTGATGGGACCttttcagtaaaaatcgtcacgttctcagtttaattttaataaacttcgagattttcagcgtactcaattacacgttgtataagtcccactaatggccataggcctcttcttttaggcgagagggaatggtatgtagtccccacgctaggccaatgcgtattggagacttcatattcatccatagaacatagtATCTCCTGGGTTGGGGGGATTTtgcctattgttacgccactggtcGCTAGGTAAACAGCGTTGTTTAGTAAAGCGACTAGGCAGTTGATTGAAAGGCCttttaagctagttggctgcgacatatctAATGCATTAAagaaaggtttttatttaatgattgataaaaaaattaatgatacAACATAAGGCTGGATGCAATCGACAAGTATAATCTGTGGCGACTGTGTGTCTAttcctaaaaaaaaacaagttctACAGGCTTACTTACCCTTTCTAAAGTCGGGATGTGGAACCACCTTCTCCGCTAGGAATCTGTTCTCGTGCCTGTCCTGAATCTTGAGACGGTGTTCGCCAACCACCAGGCGCAGATGCTCCAGTTCTAGCGGTTGCTGAAATTGTCGAAATCTTTGTATACCTTAAATTTGTgtacattaaatttgaataggtagtcatccctactcatcggcaaagaagacagagagtaggccgagagaaaaagccggcgtaaaaaactctcggtactcttttaaaatagcaaatcatcaaacaacacttattttaaaacaaatatcgcaaattaattagaagtagcctgtctagcactagtcccggGCCCTTTTATCagctagataatcgttaactttatagtaagcctttttacacagcttttctttaatacatttcttaaatttattaaaaggcagagataaaagagacGCACATGCATGTATTGTGTTAgtgtgttttaaaataaatagattatttCACAATTACGAATTCTCGAGTATTGTATGTTAGAAAGTGGTGTAGTATTTAGCCTCCAATGTATCTATATCTTCAATAAATACCTTATCAAAACAATGGGCGGCTGATAACACCAAGCGCTCTGCGATTACAGCGCCCCCACAGTGGTGCTCAAACGCCAACTTATTCGGATCCAACATCTGAATCTCCacctgaaataaataaattaacccTGAAATTCTTTATTTCCAAGATGGAAATGCCCATCTCCCTGCCCTCAAAAATTGCAGGGAGTCGACGCACACCAGAATCTCTGTTATTCAGAGACTGGCTaagcaatacccactaaaaccacctcgagTAGTTTCTACAAAGCCGCGTTACCCTCCGGTTGAATACACACTACATAGGAGGTAAGAGATGGGCATATCTTTTACTCCTCATCTTCTACCCCTAGGATTCATCCTAAAGCGCTTCCTCTCTCGTTCTCCTTCTGTAGCATTGCTTGCTCACAAAAGCCAAATTCATGCCACCCAAGAACGGGCAAAagcaaaatacatatacatattgtccaagtaactattaaaatttactatcTATGGActgaatattttgaaaattaagaAATCCACAATATTTTATCCAGAGTTTAAAGTATTGGTGATATCAGTAGATTCATGCTACCAAATCGCTGCTACTTTGGCCTTAGTTGATAATTTTTCCGTTCGTGACTTCTCAGAAAGAATACAAAGTTTGTTCTGTACAAAACTCTGCTGCGACCAGCGCTTACTTATGGTTTTGAAACCTGAACCCTTAGCAAGAAGGACGAGCTGGCTCTCCTTTTTTCGAGGGGAAGATTCTTCGAAGAATCGATGGCCCTGTTTGTGACAACGGTGTTTGGCGTATTCGCTACAATGAAATACGTGCACCCGTCCGTTACGTTTTCTTCtcgtaatgtaaaaaataaattaaaataagccGGTACATAAAATAGGTCAAGTATTTTCTGTTGAGTAATTATTGATGATAACAAATAAGCAAGCCAAAGTAGTGAAAGTTTTAACTTGAAGAATATCCATCGTTTCATTGCAACACGGCTGCCATCTGTCAAAAGCTATTTGGCGCGCTTTGTTAATTTTCGCGCGTTTTTTTACGTCAACTCGTAAGGAGGTTACATTGCGCAACTTCTTGAATTGAATAGAGATGTGTGAActtttgcaaaaaataaacGAGGGAATCTAAAGCCTAGTAGATGCCGTTGGGACATcacaaataagttttattcatAGACCGCTTCGTCGGGAATGGTACCCCGGACCTACGGGATGTGTTACGAATTAAGACATACTGAAATTGTATGTGGAAGTTATATGTAAAGCtatatgtatttcattattaGAAAACCCCAGTGTCTTCAGAATGCCTTTCagaattaaaagttttttcgactataaaaggttttatatcCTGTTTTTGACACCCAAACCCAACTTTTGAGTGTATCTTGGAATAAAAAAGGCAATtagataaagaaattaataacgtTTTGTAAAAgtctaaaaagtttttaaatccTTCTCAAAATCTACCTTGAAGACTTAACCTATCTTGAAAACCAATAAATTGGACATAAAAATGAATGTCTAGCCTTTCCTTGAATTCCTTTGTCATTATAAATTGTCGAAAACAAACAAACCTGCCATGGAAATGCGCCATAGGGGGCTTCGGAGCCCCCAACAATTTTTCCTCTCCTTAGAGTGAAGTCCACAGTTCTGGTACCACACTGCACTTTTTCCCTCACAGGTTTTGGTAAGAGATTCTGGTTAAAATAACTCGTGGAAAAACTATTAAACGCCTTGGTTGGTCGTGTTTTGTTTCGATAATATTCCATGTGGTTaacatgatttaaaaaaatatttcccagGACTAATTCTGATGATATTGCtaagaaaagtaatttaaacattttatatatattcgcTAACACTTGCGTTTTTAactgattgtatttttttcgcTGACACTTTCATTAattgaatttgtttattaaacgaAAATATTGTTCATTTATTTTCCAACACTGGTTTCGCGCCAAAGCAATGAAAGCTCTACcacagatatttttaaaatatagataaaactAACGTTTTAACAGTTTGAGTGCTAAAAAGGTAATGATTCATCTtactaaagtttattttttaaattgtaacgcAGGCTGTGCCGATGTACAAGTATGTAGGTCAGGCGACAGATCCGAAGATGCATCTATTGTTCAATTTGTCATGTGGTTTTACTTTCTACtaactgttattatttttcataggcAAAGGTTTCGTTTCAAATAGTTAAGGacaaattttgaaatagttcataaaaattattttatttttaattcccaTCTTTCGTTTAGTTGATCTTATCACCTAATATAGTATAGGGAATTGGTAGAAATAGCACCTATTATTCCTGTTTTTATGTATGCAATAAAGTAAgaaagaaatgaaaaaaatatatatataagtaaactTTACTCTCAAATTAAATACCCCATTAGCTAACAACtgatttacattaattattttatatttatttagatatatgtattgtgaatatatttaaatctaaatagtataatattaattctgATTACTATTAATTCTGATTAAACAGCTCAGTGTAACAACTACCAACGGTATATAAGTAGTTGCTTAAACCTAAATCgatcaagtattacgtcaacACAATTCAgttaaaatctattatttaaaataaatcttctaAACAAATATCATGTGCAACCAACCAATGTCAGACGACCTTATCTTAATAGAAATTACATGCATAGATTTTCCCTGTAAATTATGACATATACATGCACAACTGAAATACTTATTGTTAAGGTGAAGCTGTTCTATTACATAAAAGTAAGTACTATACTAACCCAGAGCTGTTGCTtacctcgctcaacgaattagtatcgcaatacagcgaggaaatgctgccagcttTAAAGGTAGACTGCCAGAGGAACCAAActtaaaatttctataaatttttattattacttacccAGAGCAgagctttatatttattaattattattatttatattactatataggttaagaataaAGATATACtttgtaaacaaataatatttatattataatactataCTAACGCGatgtcaaataattaaaacattaaaaataagttcGTGGCGGGCTCGCATATAGATTGCTATTGTGAGGGCTGGTCGGGTTTGACGTGCCTGATGTGATATTTGTAGTTACAGTCCACTTAACCCTTTCAGAAGCAGCCAGTGGGTCCAACCACCATATCCAAAAACTcttattatcaatattaatcCGCAGATTTCAAGAATTAATATAAGTATGGTATACAGATATGACGTAGAAAGTACATCtgcaatatatatgtataataagtaGTGTTTCGTCTCCACTATTAATTCTATGGGAATCTGTGAAGTTTTTTGCGTAATACCTTTAACAAACTTTGTAATTTTGTTCTTCTAATTGTAAtgattcattaaataaaatataaataaacgcaTTACTACATTTGTAGCGACAAATTACGATTATCAAAAATATGGACCTTAACCAGTAATGACAGCTGAAAACCGCTTCTAACCGGTTCAAACCAAATAGCTCCGCCTTAACTAGCGCTCCATTTACACGtaaaattatcatattatCTATAGTGTAACTTTGACCCAATATTAATATGTGCAAAGGCCGATGCGTAGAGGTGTGTTAGGTAATAAAGACAGATTTGACTATTGATCCGTTTTGAACATTTCGCACTTCCTGCAAGTGCCTACTGATTTAGCGAAGTGACCTTTCTACTTGGTGACATtagaaaaattacatataatttgtTGAGAACCCTGTCTTATGTTGCCGCTTCCATGGCTTAGTAATGGCCTGGAAGTCCTGAGTTAAATGTATGTCGGAAAACTTATATCCTAGATTCTTCTTCTTTagttgattattaatttaaagcagtgttggcctaagcattcgatccccggctacgcaccaatagactttctgactgtgcgcatttaacattcgctccaaCGGTGAAGGATTTCATCGTGAGGtgaaacatacattttaaaatcccttcaacaaccgccaccgaacttaactcgccactattttttttaatcataatttgcTATCCGTACCCACGTGGATTTCAGTCGTGTGCAATTATATTGCGTCTTGCATCAGGCACTCATACTTATTagcattttttaattagtaaacATATTTCTATGAACTTTTAGATAGTGGTGACAATtgcgttttaaaaaatttccgTGGGCTGTATTTTGAGAGGAAGTAATTATTTACCGACGTAAAATGCAACCTTAttgaataattgaaaaataaaacgacTTCTCGGAAgaacaaataagaaaataatttctatagtaataatataaattattacttgaattttatattcaacTAGCTGCTCCCGTGAACTttgtttcgccttaatatgatatttttactaGACTACCTTTAAATAACTACATAGTAGCGGACCCATGCGGcttcttcaatacaaaaaGTCCCCTCGTGAGTTGTGTGCTGCGATTTTGCGGGATACCTACTCTATTGTcaggaaatttttaaaaaaaatcgaaagtAATTTCGttgcattttaataaaaattaaaggaaaagtTCAACTTATGTATCTTACCATGTGTCACATACGGCTGCGAGAATTGGTCATTATCTCATTAAAGTTGAgagagaagaagaagaaagaggaatggaaagaagcatggCGGGTGTAACACTGAGACATCGCAAAAGAGCAGAAGAGATAAGATTAACGACCAAAGTAGAGGAATTaggaattataaataaaataaggcaATTGAAATGGCGCTGGACTGGGCACATGACGACAGATAGCAGGTTGAAATGGACAAAATTATTACTGCATGGCAACCACGAaatggaaaaaggaaaagaggaagacagagcaagacatgggcagacgatataaagagaataggaTCCACAAATTGGACAAGAACTGCTATcattagaaaataatgaaaGCAGCTGGAAGAGCCctatgtgtcacaggacacgcttCATTTCAGttgaattttcatttttattaatacttgcTCCTACAGTGAAGGCAAACACAAGAAATCGACATGATAAAATAAAGGGATGCAATGGCAAtgatactttatatttttagattaattttattttcactcaAAAGTTTTGGAGAAAGTAAGAAGATTGATCCAAGGGATTAGGGAAGTAAGAATTAGCGATGGTAAAATTGCATTTATTACGGTACAAGACACAATCGGACTCAAATAAATGTCAGTAGGTCAAAACATATTGTTCGACAATGTGTGGGCGGCATATAATTTGGAGCACGCATTGTGTATTACTAGATGACTGTTCAATCAATATACCGTAAAATAAATTGGcattattttcaaaacaacATCCTAATTTCGATTTTATTTGACATAAAATTTAGTTGACAATCGTTTATCGTATATAACCTAAaaatcatttaggtaacaGCTCTTCAGACTTCATCTCAGATTTTTCTATCTGTCTTCTTAACGACTACAGAATTGAGAGACGAAATGAGACTTTGTTCATTGGTTTTGGCCTGGCATTTCTCTTTACGTTACTATATTACCAATGTCGGACAACACTTTGGTTTCAAAGCTCTcgaaaaatctatatatatatgtctggctgatttgtgaatctaaaccattcccagatccccttgacacacaaaaaatttcatcaaaattggtccagtcgtttaggaggagttcagtcacatacacacgcacacaagaaatatatatattaagataatgaaaatggtcttcgtttgaggctcaatcacgcgtaaaccactgatcgtatcgacatgaaactaccaccattcgatgcgaaatttttcctagatggtttatggctattttttattaaattccaacgttccttcttcaacgttcatttttttattgctgttttacttttatgaaaatttatccatacggacttcaccgcggaaacattcggggaggcttcctagaacctctaaacgtcaacatctgttaaaaactcgattttcgaaatatttcaattttcttagcgggaagttaaaaagaagaataataaaaatatgaaaaaaaataaaataatgaaacataaaatttattttaattcgtccagcaaagcgggcgcgaaacggctagtattaCATACATAGAACTTGGAGAACACAAAAGTTTTACTTAACTTTTACGCATGCACGGACGAGAATAAACTTAGGAGAGAATGATCAAGTTTTGTTTCTCTTTCAGAAATCAGATCTTagctaaaacaaaaatattgtgttaAATGAATTATGAGTAACTTTACCTTACAAACGggattctatttatttttcattatgaaaaattatatcggCGGGAATAAAACCTGTTTTTCCGACTTAATTCCCCCCTTCGTTTAATAAGCCTTCTAACCCGAACTTTCTTAACCGAATGTAGCTAGGAATTGAccatttttacaataatatgagataaaacttatattcaagcattcattatatttcataacagaaacaaaaatactttGGTAAGCGgcatttaattacaaaaaaatcatacaaaaaatatctcaTGTGATGTAAATTACAAATCTCTTGGTAACACAATGGAAAATCTTTCACAGCCTTTAGGCGCTTTACACAAAAATCCAGtactttaaatactttttcacATTAGCAGTGGTTCTTATATTTAGCTACGACTTTGACTTCTAACAATTATACTCAGGGTCATTAACTAATCGTCATTTAAGTAATTTGgcagattaaaaattaaattaaatctcaagttatttcttaattaaattggAATTCCACCGCTACtgataaagtaaaattttgatCTACCATAGATAACCAATGTTGTATGATAATAATCTTGGATACATTTCCCTCGGTAAACATACCTTTACCTAGTTGTGAATATGAACTTTTCATTCAACATGCCGTTCAAACTTGCGGTTGTatcaaagttaaaaatataataaatagacaCTATGTATTTAACCTGAATTGGAATTGCATATTTTTGAGgcaatatttaagttatattaaatattgtaagagAAAACATCTGCAATCTGTGTCAGACAACTGTTGAATGTTCCTAAGCCGCCAAGTTCTTTtagtaattagtttttttattattttatacatttttcttacagTTTTGAACCTACAacttttatgttaattataagataaaaatgtattatttcatttagaaTAATGTTAAAGatacacatatataatttgaatCATCTTGAATCTGTAAAATTTCatctctttatttttttcacttctGTACTACATAAATTGAGTATAATGAAACTGGATTAAAATTCCTATTTTGGCTATGACTTTCCTTCATATTGTTTCTgaatcttttttatattgtattgtaaggAACACTCAACAATTTTCTGTGTATATCAACACTTGTCATTCTAGGAAATTTCTATTAACACAAAAAATCATagctaaacaatattttttccatttcgAAACCACAAAAGTACTAAAGCGCCAAAGTCgttcaaaaatcattaaaaaaacacaagcaattatttacaatatctaGAATCCGATTTGAAATATTCCATTTTATTTGTCCTTGCGATAGATGGCGCTACAAAAAAACTCACCTCCAATATTGTGAAGATATTAGTacgatataatataatataatcctGTGTAGTGTGAATAAACAAAACCGGTGTAGCGGTTATTTGGACCAATTTAATTCGTATTATATGCGTGATTTCATTTCTTTACAAAAGAATGGCTTATGtggctatatatttttttatgaaactaggcaagggagcgttcaagtattacgtaacgaattttgaaggggagggggtccttttgtaaaacgttacgatgcgggccGAGGATTGAATTgcgcgttatttttaatattattttcgactttccagtactttacaccacataatgataacttttaggtataaagagtcactaggtggtcacgaaacgttttactatacttgggtacagtactgtacttggatacagaaaaacgttacggcgcgttacattggggggggggggggcaataATCTCCGagacataatattaaagtattaCGTATTACATCCTAATCTTAAGTGATAACCCCCCgtatatatacctatagaCAGTCACATtcccagagggctcgcaagtgcgttgctgccGTTTTATCAAGTATCATGATTATGCAAGTGTTgtcaacataataaaaaagatttaacGGGCTTCGACCTCTTATCCCACTTTCGGTCTGCAAAGAATAATAAGAGGCGGCATGGGACAGAATACATAAATTAGGATACATTGGTGTACGTGTACGATTGTACCAATACAAGTGAAAACGATACCGGTGGTACAGAATTTTTAAACCTTGCTTATTTATAACCAGAGctatctaattattttagacaACACTAACAAAGTTGTTCTATTGGACCAGCCATGTAAAAGTGTTTTAAGTGTAATGAATTCAATTGTAACTgaatgttgtagcgccatctACATAAACAAACTTAAGTCAAATCAGATCACTAGACAGGAACAAACCATAgacagaattattatttaaattatttttaattaactattacatctgattaaattatttaactacagtttaaaatttaaaacattattcatGTAATCCAATTGTTGggttactatttttattattattaacttttaaatgttttaataaaaataatgtataaactgTCCATGGTTTGTAATAAGTATTGATATAGAAACCCAAGATTTGAACAGTTGTCATatgttatgtcaaaaatattgGCCAAATACATAATCTTGGATTTTTATATCACATTGACTATGCTTGAATCGGCAGAGATTCAACAATTTTGTCAACGCAATCAAACTGAGTATCTTTTTTAACACTTAAATTCTGTATTGTATCACATAACTCTTCATTTCCACTAAAATCACCTTTATCAGCGCTATAATCATTTTGATCAGCACTAAAATCATTTTGTGTAGCGCTGAAATCACTTTTATCAGCACTAAAATCGTTTGGGGAAGCATTAAATTCACTTTGAGCTGCGGAAAATTCACTTTGTCCTACACTAAAATCACTTCTTCCTTCTTCACTGTGTTTAAAATGGAGGTGTTTCTCTAAACTAGACTTTTGGACACACTTGTACGGGCAATGAGGGCATTTGACAGACTTTTGTCTTGGTCTATAGGGTTTACTTTGTACTTTGAAATCAACTTTTTCCCCCTCTTTCTCATTCATGTGTCTCTGTTTGTGTTTTGTTAGGTTTGTTTTTTGGACACACCTATAACTACACATATCACAACTAAATGGTTTTTGATCGGTGTGTAAGTACATATGTTTGACTAAATTTGGCTTTTGCACCGTTCGGTATTCGCAGAAAGGGCAAGCAAATGGCTTATAGCCGGTATGTGTTCGCTCATGAACGACTAAATTGTTCTTTTGTGCACAACGATACTCACAAAACTGACAGCGGAACGGTTTTTGCTTCATATGAACAAGGATATGTTTTGCTACATTGTTTTTCTGTCCAGATTTGTAGTCACAAAATGTACACGCATACGGTTTTTCCCCTGAGTGCGTACGTTCGTGAATTTTCAATATGGCAGGTGATTGACACCGGTAGGCACACTGGGAACAACTGAACTTCCCTAATTTGTCCAATTCTTCGACACTCAAACCATTTTCGCAGTTTTTCGCGTGTTGTTTAAGTATCCTCTTCGAAGGAAACACCTCCTTACATTTAAAGCAGCTATACTGCCCCTTGATATTCATTGAGAGGtcatcaattttattattcacgCTGGAATCATTCTCATTTTTttcgtaataaaaaatcttattttcaTCCGGTTTAAGATTTTCCTTTGGGTCTTCATGTTTTGACATTTCAAATTTGCCGCCATCTTGTcgcagtttttttatttcgtcgTTAAAGGTAGGGGTGTCAAATTGTCTATGGATGACTAAATTTTGGGGGTTGTCCCTGGCCACTTCGTTTACGTAGTTTTGGGTATAGTTTTGTTGGCGCTGATAAATTTCTAAGGAATTT is a genomic window of Pieris napi chromosome 13, ilPieNapi1.2, whole genome shotgun sequence containing:
- the LOC125055642 gene encoding trypsin-like — encoded protein: MFKLLFLAISSELVLGNIFLNHVNHMEYYRNKTRPTKAFNSFSTSYFNQNLLPKPVREKVQCGTRTVDFTLRRGKIVGGSEAPYGAFPWQVEIQMLDPNKLAFEHHCGGAVIAERLVLSAAHCFDKQPLELEHLRLVVGEHRLKIQDRHENRFLAEKVVPHPDFRKDGPHSNDIALVLVARSGSGVQFNSHVRPICLPDTLDTAGRWCAVSGWGYQEEGTEQKFAPILRAAAVPILDLATCRKEQVLGGRQQTILDSMLCAGVLSGGVDACRGDSGGPLACMSGDRWQIHGVVSWGSGCARRARPGVYTRVASYVSWIRRTAMSLGHKL
- the LOC125055277 gene encoding uncharacterized protein LOC125055277, which codes for MDFVKTEDRVLLDEENYKTYMENLQKSHQIESMDYQYNVTMEQIQLAMQSSLNPNLMHNFQLPLSPRQMSTLMLKTNHLSRTLNFNEIPAHLQKSDLELMNEIRQDDLLNQNLNRNLEMARNDLAQNINRNLELRADLAQNRSLELARNDLVQINRNDLAQNLNRNLELVQNFNRNMDLVRNDIEMQANLHIDTQRMDMQNPNIDMMNRIDNDLANSQEERRSPLYDSHVLKQHLDRFDYSMNQKIDQILAQRMELGQRLDQRIGNGIEHRVEQNDLPIPFYIKPEQEEDLGFYDNMSQGLANTVNGEIPQQELQSPTTHQDHIFSVYNNHLPIQALNSLEIYQRQQNYTQNYVNEVARDNPQNLVIHRQFDTPTFNDEIKKLRQDGGKFEMSKHEDPKENLKPDENKIFYYEKNENDSSVNNKIDDLSMNIKGQYSCFKCKEVFPSKRILKQHAKNCENGLSVEELDKLGKFSCSQCAYRCQSPAILKIHERTHSGEKPYACTFCDYKSGQKNNVAKHILVHMKQKPFRCQFCEYRCAQKNNLVVHERTHTGYKPFACPFCEYRTVQKPNLVKHMYLHTDQKPFSCDMCSYRCVQKTNLTKHKQRHMNEKEGEKVDFKVQSKPYRPRQKSVKCPHCPYKCVQKSSLEKHLHFKHSEEGRSDFSVGQSEFSAAQSEFNASPNDFSADKSDFSATQNDFSADQNDYSADKGDFSGNEELCDTIQNLSVKKDTQFDCVDKIVESLPIQA